A window of the Chlorocebus sabaeus isolate Y175 chromosome 8, mChlSab1.0.hap1, whole genome shotgun sequence genome harbors these coding sequences:
- the ABRA gene encoding actin-binding Rho-activating protein, whose protein sequence is MAPGEKEREEAPAKSALRKIRTATLVINLARGWQQWANENSIKQAQEPTGWLPGGTQDSPQAPKPITPPTSHQKAQSAPKSPPRTPEGHGDGQSSEKAPEVSHIKKKEVTKTVVSKAYERGGDVSHLSHRYERDVGVPEPGQPENDIDRILHSHGSPTRRRKCANLVSELTKGWRVMEQEEPTWRSDSVDTEDSGYGGEAEERPEQDGVQVAVARIKRPLPSQVNRFTEKLNYKAQQKYSQVGNLKGRWQQWADEHIQSQKLNPFSEEFDYELAMSTRLHKGDEGYGRPKEGTKTAERAKRAEEHIYREIMDMCFIIRTMARHRRDGKIQVTFGDLFDRYVRISDKVVGILMRARKHGLVDFEGEMLWQGRDDHVVITLLK, encoded by the exons ATGGCTCCGGGCgaaaaggaaagggaggaggccCCAGCCAAGAGCGCCCTCCGGAAGATACGCACAGCCACTCTGGTCATCAACTTGGCCCGAGGTTGGCAGCAGTGGGCAAATGAGAACAGCATCAAGCAGGCCCAGGAGCCTACAGGCTGGCTGCCAGGAGGGACCCAGGACTCACCCCAAGCTCCTAAACCAATCACACCCCCTACTTCACACCAGAAAGCTCAGAGTGCCCCAAAGTCGCCACCCCGAACGCCAGAAGGACACGGAGATGGACAAAGCTCAGAGAAAGCCCCTGAGGTTTCTCACATCAAAAAGAAAGAGGTGACCAAAACGGTGGTCAGCAAGGCTTATGAGAGAGGAGGGGACGTGAGCCACCTCAGCCACAGGTACGAGAGGGATGTTGGTGTGCCTGAACCTGGGCAGCCAGAGAATGACATTGACAGAATCCTCCACAGCCATGGCTCCCCAACGCGGAGGAGAAAATGTGCCAACCTGGTGTCTGAGCTCACCAAGGGCTGGAGAGTGATGGAGCAGGAGGAGCCCACGTGGAGGAGTGACAGCGTAGACACAGAGGACAGTGGCTACGgaggagaggccgaggagaggcccGAGCAGGATGGAGTGCAGGTGGCTGTGGCCAGGATCAAGCGCCCCTTGCCCTCTCA GGTAAACAGATTTACAGAGAAACTCAACTACAAAGCCCAACAGAAATACAGCCAAGTGGGCAATTTGAAAGGGAGATGGCAGCAGTGGGCTGATGAACACATACAATCCCAGAAGCTCAATCCTTTCAGTGAAGAGTTTGATTACGAGCTGGCCATGTCCACCCGCCTACACAAAGGAGATGAGGGCTACGGCCGCCCCAAGGAAGGAACTAAAACCGCTGAAAGGGCCAAGCGTGCCGAGGAGCACATCTACAGGGAAATTATGGACATGTGCTTCATTATCCGCACAATGGCTCGCCACAGACGAGACGGCAAGATCCAGGTTACCTTTGGAGATCTCTTTGACAGATACGTTCGTATTTCAGATAAAGTAGTGGGTATTCTCATGCGTGCCAGGAAACATGGACTGGTAGACTTTGAAGGAGAGATGCTATGGCAAGGCCGAGATGACCATGTTGTGATTACGCTACTCAAATGA